The genomic interval CTTGGAACGTCGTGTTAGCGAAACGGATGCTTGAAATTTCTGGGAAGTTAAATTTACTTGAGATTTGGCCTAATCTTGAATTTTACTTTCACGGAGGGGTCAGCTTCAAGCCTTACCGTGAACAGTTTAAGCAGTTGATTCCCTCCGATAGTATGTATTACCTAGAAAACTATAATGCTTCGGAAGGTTACTTTGCCATTCAGGATTTACCTGATTCTGACGAGATGCTTTTGATGCTCGACTATGGTATTTATTATGAATTTATGCCGATGGAGAACTTCCATGACGAATATCCACAAACATTGAGTTTGTCGGAGGTTGAGCTGGGTAAAAACTACGCAATAATCATTTCTACAAATGCGGGGTTGTGGCGTTATATGATAGGCGATACGGTACGATTTACCTCGCGCTATCCTTTTCGTATTCAAGTAAGCGGTCGTACGAAGCAGTATATTAATGCCTTTGGTGAAGAGCTGATCGTCGATAATGCCGAAGATGGAATCCGAGAGGCTTGTGACAAAACAGGTGCTATTATAAAAGATTTTACTGCAGGACCAGTTTATTTTGAGAGGAATGAGGCGGGAGCTCATGAATGGATTATCGAACTTTCCAAAGAGCCTGGGAGCCGCTCTGAATTTGTCGCCGTCTTGGATCAGGCACTTCGTCAGATTAATTCAGATTATGACGCCAAGCGATTCAATAATCTGGCGCTAAAAGAACCCATCGTACATTTCGCTGAGGAGGGAACCTTTTATCAATGGATGAAAGAGCGCGGCAAGTTAGGCGGACAAAATAAGGTACCGCGCTTATCGAACGATCGATCCTTTCTTGATCCGATAATCCAAATGATTAAAGAAAAAAGGGGATAGCTAGCCTGTCATCCCTCATTACCGATTTATTGTTGCTTTGTTGGAACTTGCTCCTTTTTTGGAAAAACCAGCGATAAGATTACGCTTCCTGCCAAAATTCCTAAGATTACAATAAGCGAATGCATCGTCGTAAATCCGAGTTCGGCGAGCTGTCCATGTAGCAACATTTTAGCCCCGATAAAGACAAGTAGAAAAGAAAGTCCCGCTTTTAGATAATGGAATTTGTGAATGATGTTTACCAATAAGAAAAACATTGATCTAAGTCCTAAAATTGCGAAGATATTAGAGAAGAAGACAATGTATGGGTCTTGTGTTACAGAAAAAATGGCAGGAATCGAGTCAACCGCAAAAATGATATCCGTCGACTCAATCATCAGCAATACTAGAAAGAGCGGTGTGATAAAAGTTTTTCCATCTATTTTGTGGAAGAAATTTCCATTTACAAAGCCTGGGGTAACAGAAAAATGTTTGGATGCGAAACGCACGATTCGATTCTCCTGTGGATCCATCGTTTCCTCTTGATTACGGTTAATGAACATCATAATACCCGTGTAAACTAAGAACGCGCCAAAAACATAAAGTATCCAATCGAAACGACTAATCAGAGCAGCACCTATAAAAATAAATACGAAACGGAAGAATACAGCTCCTAAGATACCCCATACTAATACCTTATGATAATGTTTGGGGTCAACTCCAAATGAACTAAATATTAACACCATCACGAAAATATTATCGACCGATAGCGCATATTCGACTACGTAGCCAGTAAGGTATTCCAATGCCAGGTTATTATTGTATATCCTTATACTGGCAGCCAAGTCACCAGGAATTGCAGCAATGTCGTGCATATGATTTTCCGTGACGGTAGCAAGGGTTTCAAAGTCATGGACATTATGTAACTCATTCCCCCAAACCCGCAGAAGTACATAAAAAGCAAGTGCAAAGAAGACCCATATTGAGCTCATGATAGCCGCAGCTTTAAAACTGACAACCTCATTTTTCTTGCTAAAGACCCCCAAGTCTAATGCGAGCATCAGCGCGATAAAAATTAAGAATCCACCGAAGAAAAGAAATTCATTTGTGAGAAAGGAAGTATCCATTTGTTTATTTTTTGCGTTCTGTTGTAAATTTTACTAACTGCTCGAGCCCCGTCCGATAAGAATTCTCAGGGAAAGTGTACAGTATCTTAAAAGCTTCGTCTTGATATTGTAGCATTTTCTGCTTTGCATAGGCTAATCCGCC from Pedobacter indicus carries:
- a CDS encoding GH3 auxin-responsive promoter family protein; this encodes MAALVNSILKWIMKKRVHQIELFKQYPNEVQEEWFHDLIKTAQATEWGKKYDYESISSVNDFKERVPIQDYDSLKPYIERMMKGEQNILWPSTIKWFAKSSGTTSDRSKYIPVSQEALEECHYAGGKDLLSIYCLNRPNNNLFEGKGLVLGGSHQINALGKTSSGDLSAIIVQNLPFWAEYHRFPDIDLTLNPNFEEKIEKIAHLGLTENITSLSGVPTWNVVLAKRMLEISGKLNLLEIWPNLEFYFHGGVSFKPYREQFKQLIPSDSMYYLENYNASEGYFAIQDLPDSDEMLLMLDYGIYYEFMPMENFHDEYPQTLSLSEVELGKNYAIIISTNAGLWRYMIGDTVRFTSRYPFRIQVSGRTKQYINAFGEELIVDNAEDGIREACDKTGAIIKDFTAGPVYFERNEAGAHEWIIELSKEPGSRSEFVAVLDQALRQINSDYDAKRFNNLALKEPIVHFAEEGTFYQWMKERGKLGGQNKVPRLSNDRSFLDPIIQMIKEKRG
- a CDS encoding TerC/Alx family metal homeostasis membrane protein, with amino-acid sequence MDTSFLTNEFLFFGGFLIFIALMLALDLGVFSKKNEVVSFKAAAIMSSIWVFFALAFYVLLRVWGNELHNVHDFETLATVTENHMHDIAAIPGDLAASIRIYNNNLALEYLTGYVVEYALSVDNIFVMVLIFSSFGVDPKHYHKVLVWGILGAVFFRFVFIFIGAALISRFDWILYVFGAFLVYTGIMMFINRNQEETMDPQENRIVRFASKHFSVTPGFVNGNFFHKIDGKTFITPLFLVLLMIESTDIIFAVDSIPAIFSVTQDPYIVFFSNIFAILGLRSMFFLLVNIIHKFHYLKAGLSFLLVFIGAKMLLHGQLAELGFTTMHSLIVILGILAGSVILSLVFPKKEQVPTKQQ